CGGCGTGGTCGGTGTCGCGGTGGACGATCGCGCTGGCCCCCTCGGGCGGCAGCGGCGAGAGCCAGGCGTGCTGGGCGGCGACCACGCGGTCGGCGGGCAGCAGCGCCAGCGCGCCGCCACCGGTGCCCTGGCCGAGCATCAGCGAGAGCGTGGGCGCGCGCAGGGTCACCAGGTCGGCGAGCGAGCGCGCGATCTCGCCCGCCAGCCCGCCCTCCTCGGCCTCGGGCGACAGGGCGGCACCCGGGGTGTCGATGAGCGTGAGCAGCGGCAGGTGGAGCTCGGCGGCCAGGCGCATGCCGCGGCGGGCCTCGCGGAGCGCGGCGGGACCCAGCGGGTGGGACTCGGTCTGCCCGCGCCGGTCCTGCGCGAGCAGCACGCACGGGGTGTCCCCGAACCGCACCAGCGCGAGCAGCAGCCCCGCGTCGGCCTCACCCTGGCCGGTGCCGTTGAGTGGCACGACGTCGGTGGCGGCGTACTTCAGCAGGCGGCGTACGCCGGGGCGTTCGGGTCGGCGCGACCGGGTCACCGACTCCCACGTGTCGACGTCGGTGACCGCGGGGAGGGGGGCGAGGGGGACGACGGGGTCGCCGGTCGCCTGGAGGATCGTGAGCGTGCGGTCGAGGAGGTCGCCGATCTCGTCGGGCGGGACGACCCCGTCGACGAGACCGTGGGCGTAGAGGTTCTCGGCGGTCTGCACGCCCTCCGGGAACGGCTCGCCGTAGATCGCCTCGTAGACGCGCGGTCCGAGGAAGCCGAGCAGGGCGCCCGGCTCGGCGACCGTGACGTGGCCGAGCGAGCCCCAGGAGGCCATCACTCCGCCGGTCGTGGGGTGGCGCAGGTAGACGAGGTAGGGCAGGCCGGCCGCCTTGTGCACGGCCAGCGCGGCGCTGATCTGGGCCATCCAGACGAAGGCCGGCGTGCCCTCCTGCATGCGGGTGCCGCCGGACACCGGCGCGGCGACGAGGGGCAGCGCCTCACGGGTCGCCCGCTCGACCGCCTGCACGACCCGGCGGGCGGACGCGACCCCGATGGACCCGGCGAGGAAGCCGAACTCACCGACGACCACGGCCACGCGGCGTCCCCGCAGGGTCGCCTCGCCGGTGACCACCGACTCGTCGGTGCCGGCCTTGTCCTGGGCGGCGGCGAGCTCGGCGGCATAGGCCTCGGAGGCGCCGGTGCGGTCGGGCGGGGTGTCCCACGAGGTCCACGAGCCCTCGTCCATCACCAGGTCGACCAGGGCCCGGGCCGAGAGGCGCTCACCCCGCTGGCTCACGGGGCGAGCTCCTTGACCATGAGGGTGTTGCGGTGGCCGGGGTCGCCGAGCACCCCGACCGGCTCGAAGCCCCGGCTGCGGTGGAAGGCCAGCGAGACCTCGTTGGGTGGCTCCTGGCGGACCTCGAGGGCCAGCCGGCCGAACGGACGCGCGGCGGCCTCGGCCACGTCGTACACCTGGGACCCGACGCCGCGCCGACGCGTCGCCGCGGTCAGCGCCACGCGGTCGAGGTAGGAGAACGAGTCGCCGTAGCGGTCGCCGAACCAGCGGTAGTTCTCCGAGTCGTACGACGTCCCGGGGCCGACCGTGACCACGAAGCCGGCGAACCTGCCGTCGAGCTCGACGACCAGGAACTGGTCGGCCACGGCGTGGATCTCCCACAGGCGGCCCTCGTCCATCGGGGCCAGCCAGAACACCTCGGCCTCGTTGAGCGCGAGGACGTCGGCCACGTCGCGCTCCTCGATCGGCCGGAGGTCCGCCGGGCCGCCGAGCCGTCCCCGCTGGTCGAGCTTGTCGAGATCCACGGCCCCATGGTCCCAGTCGCGCACCGGCGTCCGGCGGCTCCCCCCGGAGGGGTGGAGCATCGGCCTCGCCACGCCTGGTGTGGCGGGACAGACACCGCTCGTGGCCGAACGTCCCATACCTTCCCCGGCCCTTGGTCGTTGACGAGTCAGATGTCCGCGACGGGTCCCGAGGGACCCGCGAGAGCGCCGAGGAGGAGGACACCCCATGCAGCTGGTGCACATCACGCTCACCGCCCTGCAGCGCCGCAACCGCGTCGCCTTCGCGGTGACCCCGCTCGGATCCCCGTCGCCCGAGACCGGTGAGCACGTCGTCGTGCAGGACCAGAGCGGTGCCTTCTTCGGCGCGGTCTGCGTGGACTCGGCGTACGACGCCGACGGGCGCGGCACGCACCGGCTGAGGCTCGGCGCGGCCCTGCCGGAGATCCTCGTCGAGCGGCGGCTGGGACGCCACGACGTCCCGTCGCCTGCGGCAGAGGCCCTGCACGCCCAGGTCGAGCAGTACCTCACCGAGGCCGCGGCGTTCCAGGCCTCGTTCGCCGAGTAGCCCCCGCCGAGGCGGGTCCACAGGAAGCACACAGGAACCGCACAGCGGGACCGCGCACAGCCAGGGCACAGTAGGGCCATGGCCGCAGAGAACGACACTCTCACGCGCCCGGACGGCTCGCCGGTCCAGGTGCTCGTCGTCGACGACGAGCCCAACATCGCCGAGCTGCTCGGCATGGCGCTGAGGTACGAGGGCTGGTCGACGACCCTGGCCCACACCGGCCTCAAGGCGGTCACTGCCGCCAAGGCGGTCAAGCCCGACGCGGTCGTCCTCGACATCATGCTGCCCGACATCGACGGCCTCGAGGTGCTGCGCCGGATGCGGGAGCACGTGCCCGACGTGCCCGTCCTCTTCCTCACCGCCAAGGACGCCGTCGAGGACCGCGTCGCCGGGCTGACCGCGGGGGGCGACGACTACGTCACCAAGCCGTTCTCGCTCGAGGAGGTTGTCGCGCGGCTGCGTGCCCTGATGCGCCGCTCCGGGGTCTCGACGAGGTCCTCGTCCTCGGTGCTCACCGTCGGCGACCTCACCCTCGACGAGGACAGCCACGAGGTCACCCGCGGCGGGGAGGAGGTCAACCTCACCGCGACCGAGTTCGAGCTGCTCCGTTTCTTCATGCGCAACCCGCGCCGGGTGCTGTCCAAGGCCCAGATCCTCGACCGCGTGTGGCACTACGACTTCGGCGGCCAGGCCAACGTCGTCGAGCTCTACGTGTCCTACCTGCGCAAGAAGATCGACGCCGGTCGCGCCCCGATGATCCACACGCTGCGCGGCGCGGGCTACGTCCTCAAGCCGGCCGAGTGAGCCGGTGAACCTCGCCCGGCCGCACCTGCCGGTCACGCTGACCGCGCGGCTGCTGGCGATCCTGGTCACCCTGCTCGCCGTGGCCGGGCTCCTCGTGGCGGTCTCCACCACCCTGGCGATGCGCACCTACCTCACCGACCGGCTCGACTCCCAGGTGCTCGACTCCGTCGGCCGCGCCAGCCGCGACCCCGACGACGTCGGACAGAGCGACGACCAGCCCGGGCCCCGACGCCCGCCGCTGGAGTTCGGGCTCGGCGACCAGGAGGGGTCACTGGCCGCCGTCACCACGGGAAGCGGGTGGACGGCCGTGACCCTCGAGGTGAAGCCGGGTGCCCACCGGCCGTCCCCCGAACCGCTGCCCACCAAGGCCCTGCGCGGACTGGACTCCCTCGACCTCGAGGAGAGCGGGGTCCAGCAGGTCGAGCTCGACGGTGCCGGCACCTACCGCGTCGCCGTCCGCCGCGGCGAGGTCCAGGGGCAGCCCACCATCCTGGTCAGCGGCCTGCCCACCCACGACCTCGACCGCACGGTCCGGCGGATGCTGCTGGCCCAGCTGCTCCTCACCGGCGCCGCAGTGCTCGCGGCCGGGGTGGTCGGCCAGCGCGTGGTCCGTCGTACCCTCCAGCCGCTGAAGGCCGTCGCGACCACCGCCCACGAGGTCGCCGGGATGCAGCTCGACACCGGCCAGGTGGGGGAGACCGCGCGCGTGCCCGAGGAGTACGTCGACGCGCGCACCGAGGTCGGACAGGTCGCCGGCGCGCTCAACCTGCTGCTCGGCCACATGGAGGGCGCACTCGACGCCCGCCACCGCAGCGAGCAGCAGGTCAGGCAGTTCGTCGCGGACGCCAGCCACGAGCTGCGCACCCCGCTGGCCACGATCATGGGCTACGCCGAGCTCGCCCGGCGCAACCCCGAGTACGACGGGGCCGAGGCGCTGCTCAAGGTCGAGGCCGAGGGCGTGCGCATGCGGGGGCTGGTCGAGGACCTCCTCCTGCTGGCCCGGCTCGACTCCGGCCGGCCCCTGGCGCGCGAGGAGGTCGACCTCACGCTCCTCGCGCTCGAGGGCGTCCAGGACGCCCAGGTGCTCGCACCGGACCACGAGTGGGTGCTCGACCTGCCCGACGAGCCGGTCTCCACGATCGGCGACGGTCCGCGGCTGCACCAGGGGCTGACCAACCTGCTCACCAACGCCCGGCGCCACACCCCGCCCGGCACCCGGGTGACGGTGTCGGTCTCGCGCGAGCCGACCGGCGTACGCCTGCGCGTGGCCGACAACGGGCCGGGGATCCCCGAGGAGCTCCGGTCCCGGGTCTTCGAGCGCTTCACCCGCGCCGACGCCTCCCGCACCCGCGACTCCGGCGGTGCCGGCCTCGGCCTCGCGCTGGTCCAGGCCATCGCGGCCGCCCACGGCGGCCTGGCCTACGTCGAGTCCCGCCCCGGCTCGACCGTCTTCACCGTCGACCTGCCGGGGGGTGCAGTTTCACTAGGTACCTAGTGGTTCTGTCACTCCCCGAGCGAAACTTCGCTCGGGGAGTGACAAGTTCACTAGGTACCTAGTGAAACCGTTCCGGGCCCTCTGAACCTTTCGCCGCCGCCGTCGCGTCAACCACACTGAGAACGACAGACGCGAGGCGACCATGGCACGACGTGACGACGCGGAGTTCACCGAGTTCGTGCGCGCCCGGTCGGGGATGCTCCTCCGGACGGCGTACCTCATCCTCGGTGACCATGCGCTGGCCCAGGACCTGGTCCAGGAGGCGCTGACCAAGGTGTACGTCGCGTGGCCGCGCATCCAGCGCCGCGAGGGGGTCGACGCCTACGCACGCACCGTGGTGGTCAACACCGCGATCTCCTGGAAGCGGCGCAGGGGCTGGCGCGGCGAGCAGCCCGTCGGCGAGGTCCCGGAGCCGAGGGGCGCGGCGGCCGACGAGCCCGACGTCCGGCTGGCGATCTGGCGCACCCTGCAGGACCTGCCCCCGCGCCAGCGCGCGACGTTGGTGCTGCGCTTCTACGAGGACCTCTCGATCAAGGAGACCGCCCAGGTGATGCAGTGCGCGGAGGGCACGGTCAAGAGCCAGGTGTCGCAGGGGATCGAGCGGCTGCGCGAGACCCTCGGGAGCCGCGCCGCGGCCCTGGGGCACCTCGAGGCAGCCGACCGCGAGCACGAGCCCGAAGGAGGTGTCCTGCGATGACGGGCCTGGTCGACGTCCTGCGGGAGCGGGCCGGCACGACCGTCGACCTCGACCCGGCCGACGTGCTCGACGAGGCCAGGCGCCGCCTGCGCCGCACCCGCCTCGTGCGCGGGGTGGTCACGGCCGTCGCGGTCACGGCCGCGTCGGCCGTCGCCCTGGTCGTGGCGGCCCCGAAGGGGCACGAGCCACAACCGGTCGCGACCCAGTCGATGACAGCGCCCGCCTACTCGACCGGCGCGGTCCTGATCATCGGCGACAGGGTCGTCGAGGGCGGCGGGCCGGTCACGTCCTTCGTCCGGGTCCCGGCGGGCACGGTCTGGACCACAGGTGAGGGACGGGTGCGGCTGCTCGCCCCGCACGGCAGGGAGGCGATGACGATCGGCACCACCAAGGCCGACGCCCCCCACCTGGTGGCCGATCCGGCGCACGACCAGGTCGCGTGGGTCAGCCGTCCACCCGGCTCCCCGGCGTTCGTGGTCTACGACGTGGCGGCCGGCACCCAGCGCACGATCTTCTCCGAGGTCAGGGGAGGACGGCGCGCCGCGGATCGGGTGCGGGTCTACGGCGTGGACGGCGACGTGCTCTATGCCCGCGACTCGCGCGGCCTGGTGCAGGTCGACCTGCGCGACGAGAGCACCAAGGTGCTGAGCATCTCCCCCGACGACGGGACCATCGCCTCGGTCGCCGGCGGGATGCTCGCCTGGCGCTCTCCCGTGCCGTCGAAGGGCTACGTCGTGGGCCCGCGCTACGGCGACGGGGTCCCGACGGGGCGGCGTTCCCGGCCGATGCTCTCCACCGGAGGGACCTACCTGAGCACCGACGACGACGCCGGTATCCACGTCCAGCGCACCAGTGACGGTTCGGTCGTCACGCCGAGGCTCGAGCCGTCGTACACCCGGGCCGTCGCCTACGCCTGGAGCGACGACGACCACCTGCTGGTCGCCGGTGTGACCAGCCGCCTGGACGGCAGGCGCGTGGTCGACCTGGTGTTCCTCACGTGCGCCATCGACACGGGTCGATGCGAGGTGACCGGCGAGGGCCACTCCTACCCCGGCACCCTCGACCTCCCGGTCGGGGAGCCGGCGAGCGCGCTCGCCGAGGCGCTGCGCCGCTAGCGGGTCGACTCCTCGGCCGCCATGTCGGTGCGTGCCGCGCGGGACTCGTACGACGCGCGCGACGGGTCGTGCGAGGCGTCGGTGAAGACCCGGTCGGCGCCCATCTTCTTGGCCAGCCACAGGCCGGCGCGACGGGGCAGCAGCGTCGTGCTGGTGAGCAGGGGGCCTGCCGAGCGGGGCACGAAGACGTAGAGCCGCGGCTTCTCCAGCGCGGCGGCGATGCCGTCGGCCACGTCTTCGGGCTTGACCGCCTTGAAGGCCGGGAGGTCGGGGACGCCCACGGACAGCTCGGTCTGGACGATGCCGGGCATCACGCAGGACACGCGGACGTCGTGCTCGGCGAGCTCCATCTCGATGCCCTCGCAGAAGGCGATCACCGCGGCCTTGGAGGCGCAGTACGTCGCCCCGCCGGCCAGCCCGGTCTTGCCCGCGGTGGAGGCGATGTTGACGATGTGGCCGCCCTGGCCGCGCGCCACCAGGCGGCGGGCCGCCTCGCGGGAGGCGACGATCACCGAGCGCACGTTGAGGTCCAGGATCCGGTGGGTCGAGGCGTCGTCCTCCTCCAGGAGCGTGGCCAGCGGCATGATCCCGGCGTTGTTGACCACGACGTCGACCGGGCCGAGCTTCTCCTCGGTCTCGTCGAGGAACGAGGCGAACGACTTGGGGTCGGTCACGTCGAGGCGTACGGCGAGGGTGCCGCTGCCGATGCGCTCCGCGGTGGCCTGGGCCACGTCGAGGTCGAGGTCACCGATCGCGACCTTGGCCCCCGCGCGGGCGAGCCGGGTCGCGGTGGCGGCGCCGATACCGCGGCCGCCGCCGGTGATGGCGACGACCTTGCCGTGGAGGGAGGTGCTCATCTGGGTGCCTTTCGGAGGGGTCGCAGGACGAGCGGGAGCCCGTCCTCGGGAGTCGGGAGGGACGTCATGTCCCAGGCCACCTCGTAGCCCGGGTGGGGCAGCTCGAGACGGTGGTGCAGCAGGATCGTGTGGACCAGCGCCTTGACCTCGGCGCGGCCGAAGCTCATGCCGATGCACTTGTGGGCCCCGCCGCCGAAGGCCATGTGGGCCAGGCGGTGCTGCTTGTCCTCGCGGCGCGGCTCCTCGTAGCGGCTCGGGTCGAACTGGTCGGCGGCGGTCCAGATCATCGGCAGCAGGTGGGAGGCCCAGGCCGAGACGGTGATCATCGTGCCCTCGGGCACGAAGTGGCCGAGGATCTCGGTGTCGCGCACCGCGCGGCGCGCCATGCCCGGCACGGGGGTGACCAGGCGCAGCGCCTCCATCACGCACAGGTCGAGGGACTGGAGCTTCTCGGTGCCGGCGAGGTCGATCGGGCCGGCATCGGCGAGCACGAGCGACTCCTCGCGGCAGCGCTCCTGCCACTCGGGGTGCTTGGCGAGGAACCAGCACACCGCGGTCGCGGTGATGGTGGAGGTGTCGTGCGCGGCCATCATCAGGAAGATCATGTGGTTGACGACGTCCTCGTCGGAGAACGCGTGACCGTCGTCGGTCTCGACCTTGCAGAGCGCGGCGAAGAGGTCCTCGTCGTCCGAGGCCCGCTTGGCCGGGATGCGGGAGCGGAAGTACTCCTCGAGCACCTTGCGGCTGCGCAGCCCGCGGTCCCAGCGCAGGCCGGGGACGGGGAAACGCACGTAGGCCAGGCCGGCCCGCACGCAGTCCTCGAAGGCCTCGGCGATCCGCGCGGACTCCTCGTCCTGCTCGGCGCCCATGAAGATCTCGGTGGCGATGCCCAGCGAGAGGTCCTTGACCATCGGGTAGACCTGCACCGGCTCGTCGGCCGGCCACTGCGGGACCTCGCGCTCGATGACCGCGCCGAACTGCCGCGCGTAGGCCTCGAGCCGCGGCCGGGTGAAGGCCTCCTGCATGATCCGCCGGTGGTAGAGGTGCTCCTCGCCGTCGAGCAGCATCAGGCCACGCTTGAAGAACGGGCCGATGAACCACTGCCAGCCGCTCTGGCTGAAGGCCTTGTCCTTGTTGACCAGGACGGCCTGCGCGGCTTCGGCGCCGACGACCGCGCACGCGCGCATGCCGAGGAAGTTGGTCCACGAGACCGGACCGAACTTCTCGTAGTGCTCGATCGAGAGCTGGGGCCCGTGTCGCATGAACAGGAAGGTCTTGCCCACCACCGGCAGCCCGGGCTCACCCATCACCGGCCGCAGGCCGGAGTCTGCCGGCGGCTCGGCGAGTGGCGAGACACGGCCGTGCACGCGCCGGAACAGCGGCTCGAGGTAGCGGTCGCCCGGGTAGTGGGCGAGGGTCGGACGCTTGAGCGGCGGGAGGAGCGCCATCAGTAGAGCTTCCGCACCACGGCCTGCTTCCACCGTGAGAACGGCGGTCGCAGGATCGGGGCGTCGGCCAGCCACGACGGGCGTCGCAGCACCGCCTTGCGGTGGCTGAAGGTCTCGAAGCCCCAGCGGCCGTGGTAGGCGCCGTAGCCGCTCTCGCCGACCCCGCCGAAGGGCAGGGCGTTGACCCCGATGTGGACCATCGCGTCGTTGACGCAGGCGCCGCCCGAGGAGGTCTCGGTGAGCACCTTGTCGACGTTCTCGTCGCCGAAGACGTAGAGCGCCAGCGGCTTGTCGCCGGCGTTGACCGCGGCGATCGCCTCGTCGACGTCGTCGACGGCGAGGAGGGGCAGGATCGGCCCGAAGATCTCCTCCTGCATCACCGCGGCGTCGCGGGAGACCCCGCGCAGGACGGTCGGGGCGACGTACCTCTCGGCCTCGTCGGCGTCGCCGCCCACCACGACCTCGAAGCCGCCGGCGTCGATGAGCTGGCTCAGGCGCAGGGCGTGCCCGGTGTTGACGATGCGTCCGAAGTCGACCGACTCGCGCGGGTCCTTGCCGAACCGGTTGCGGACCTCCTCGACGAGCAGCTCGACCAGCTCCTGCTCCACGTCGCGGTGGACGTAGACGTGGTCGACGCTGACGCAGGTCTGGCCGGCGTTGGTCCACTTGGCAAAGGCGATGCGACCGGCGGCCAGCTTGAGGTTGGCGTCCTTGTCGACGATCGCCGGGCTCTTGCCGCCGAGCTCGAGGGTCACCGGGGTCAGGTGCTTCGCCGCGGCCTGCGCGACGATCCGGCCGACGGTGCCGTTGCCCGTGTAGAGGATGTGGTCCCACCGCTGCTCGAGCAGCGCGGTCGTCTCGGGCACGCCGCCCTCGACGACCACGACCGCCTCGGGGTCGAGGTACTGCGGCAGCAGGCGCGCCATCGCCGCAGACGTCGCCGGGGCGACCTCGGAGGGCTTGCACACCACCGTGTTGCCCGCGGCCAGCGCCGCGGCGAGCGGGGTGAGCATCAGGTGGACGGGGTAGTTCCAGGGCGCGATGACCAGGACGGCGCCGAGCGGCTCGTGGACCACGCTGGCCCTGTCGGGGCGCAGCAGCAGCGGCACCTTGTGCGACTCGGGCCGCATCCACGACGCGAGGTGCTTCTCGACGTACTCGATCTCGCGGCCCGTGCCGCGCAGGTCGGTCAACCAGGCCTCGAAGGGCGGCTTGCCGAGGTCGGCGGCCAGCGCGGCCTGCAGGTCGTCCTCGCACTCGACGAGCAGCCGGCCCAGGGCGCGCAGCTGGTCGCGACGCCACTCCTCGCTGCGGGTCCGTCCGGTGCGGTACGTCGCCCGCATGCGCTCGGCGAGCCCCTCCAGACCGCCGGCGGTGCCGGTCGGGCGGTGGTCCTGCGTGGTGGTCACGAGTCCTCCTTCGCCGCGCTGATCGTGACAGTGACGCTGTCAACGACGCGGGGGAGGCCAGTCTGCAACGCCCGGGCAGGGCGCGCCAGGGGTCAGGGTGGAGCGTCTCGTGTGACGGACGTCACCCGTTGTCAGTTCGCCGCGGGGCGAGGGATCAGGCGACGCCGATGCGGGTCACGCCGGTGCGGCGGCCGCGGGCGGCGGCGGCCACCGAGGTCCTCGTGAAGGTCACGATCTCCTCGATGGCGGCCAGGCTCTCCGGGTTGACGTCGGCGAGCACCGGGAACGCGTGCACCTGGCCCTCCCAGACCTGCAGCGTGCAGCGGACCTGGGCGTCGAGCAGGCGCTCGGCCATGAGCTCGGCGTCGACGCGGAGCACCTCGTCGGCGCCGACCAGGATCAGCGCGGGCGGCAGGTCGGTCAGGTCGGCGTTGACCGGCGAGTGGTGGTCCTCGATGCGCGAGCCGACGGCCATGCGGCCGACCCGGCGCAGCCGGCGGACGGGGATGTAGGCGTCACGGCGGGCGTTGTGGTGGGCCACCTTGGGGCGGTGGTCGAAGTCGAGCCACGGCGAGAGACCGACGATGCCGGCCGGCCGCAGGCCCGCGTCGCGCATGCGGATCGCGGTCGCGAAGGCGAGGTGACCGCCGGCCGAGTCGCCGGCGAGGACGATCTGGTGGGCCGGGTGGCCGTTGCGGGTCAGCCAGCGGAACGCGTCCTCGGCGTCCTCGAGGCTGTCGTCGAGGACGCCGACCGGGAGCTGGCGGTAGTCGACGGCCAGCACGGCCATGCCCGTGCGCCACGCGAGCCGCTCGACGATGCGGCGGTGGGTGCCCAGGCCGCAGGCCAGGAAGGCGCCGCCGTGCAGGTAGAGGATCGCGCCGTCGGAGGTCGTGCCGTCGATCGGGGTGACCAGCTCCCCGCGCCACGAGCGGGCGATGATCTGGCGGTGGCTGCAGCGGCCGGATCGGGGGAGCAGGTCAGCCGCGCGGTCGATGAGCGGGAAGAGCTTCATCGTGGAGGCGTTGAGCGGGCCCCACTTCATCACGGGTCCGATGGTCAGCCTGCTGATCGCCTGCACGGCGTCGGACCGGCGGGTGGTGCCGATGCGGTGCTCGATCATGCTGGTCGCCTCTCGTTCCCCCGGTCCCTCTGCCGGGCAGGAATGTAGTACCCGCTGTGGCGTAGACCACTCCTGCCCCCACGGGAGCAGTGTGGACGTGACGAGTCTCACCCTGTCGACGAACCGCCGGACATGGGCTGAACGGCTCCTTCTAGGGTGACCACATGCCCGCGCCGAACCTCCCGCCCGCCCCTGC
This genomic window from Nocardioides marmoribigeumensis contains:
- a CDS encoding response regulator transcription factor, translated to MAAENDTLTRPDGSPVQVLVVDDEPNIAELLGMALRYEGWSTTLAHTGLKAVTAAKAVKPDAVVLDIMLPDIDGLEVLRRMREHVPDVPVLFLTAKDAVEDRVAGLTAGGDDYVTKPFSLEEVVARLRALMRRSGVSTRSSSSVLTVGDLTLDEDSHEVTRGGEEVNLTATEFELLRFFMRNPRRVLSKAQILDRVWHYDFGGQANVVELYVSYLRKKIDAGRAPMIHTLRGAGYVLKPAE
- a CDS encoding SDR family oxidoreductase is translated as MSTSLHGKVVAITGGGRGIGAATATRLARAGAKVAIGDLDLDVAQATAERIGSGTLAVRLDVTDPKSFASFLDETEEKLGPVDVVVNNAGIMPLATLLEEDDASTHRILDLNVRSVIVASREAARRLVARGQGGHIVNIASTAGKTGLAGGATYCASKAAVIAFCEGIEMELAEHDVRVSCVMPGIVQTELSVGVPDLPAFKAVKPEDVADGIAAALEKPRLYVFVPRSAGPLLTSTTLLPRRAGLWLAKKMGADRVFTDASHDPSRASYESRAARTDMAAEESTR
- a CDS encoding SigE family RNA polymerase sigma factor; its protein translation is MARRDDAEFTEFVRARSGMLLRTAYLILGDHALAQDLVQEALTKVYVAWPRIQRREGVDAYARTVVVNTAISWKRRRGWRGEQPVGEVPEPRGAAADEPDVRLAIWRTLQDLPPRQRATLVLRFYEDLSIKETAQVMQCAEGTVKSQVSQGIERLRETLGSRAAALGHLEAADREHEPEGGVLR
- a CDS encoding cytochrome P450, whose product is MALLPPLKRPTLAHYPGDRYLEPLFRRVHGRVSPLAEPPADSGLRPVMGEPGLPVVGKTFLFMRHGPQLSIEHYEKFGPVSWTNFLGMRACAVVGAEAAQAVLVNKDKAFSQSGWQWFIGPFFKRGLMLLDGEEHLYHRRIMQEAFTRPRLEAYARQFGAVIEREVPQWPADEPVQVYPMVKDLSLGIATEIFMGAEQDEESARIAEAFEDCVRAGLAYVRFPVPGLRWDRGLRSRKVLEEYFRSRIPAKRASDDEDLFAALCKVETDDGHAFSDEDVVNHMIFLMMAAHDTSTITATAVCWFLAKHPEWQERCREESLVLADAGPIDLAGTEKLQSLDLCVMEALRLVTPVPGMARRAVRDTEILGHFVPEGTMITVSAWASHLLPMIWTAADQFDPSRYEEPRREDKQHRLAHMAFGGGAHKCIGMSFGRAEVKALVHTILLHHRLELPHPGYEVAWDMTSLPTPEDGLPLVLRPLRKAPR
- a CDS encoding GNAT family N-acetyltransferase, with protein sequence MDLDKLDQRGRLGGPADLRPIEERDVADVLALNEAEVFWLAPMDEGRLWEIHAVADQFLVVELDGRFAGFVVTVGPGTSYDSENYRWFGDRYGDSFSYLDRVALTAATRRRGVGSQVYDVAEAAARPFGRLALEVRQEPPNEVSLAFHRSRGFEPVGVLGDPGHRNTLMVKELAP
- a CDS encoding sensor histidine kinase, with the translated sequence MNLARPHLPVTLTARLLAILVTLLAVAGLLVAVSTTLAMRTYLTDRLDSQVLDSVGRASRDPDDVGQSDDQPGPRRPPLEFGLGDQEGSLAAVTTGSGWTAVTLEVKPGAHRPSPEPLPTKALRGLDSLDLEESGVQQVELDGAGTYRVAVRRGEVQGQPTILVSGLPTHDLDRTVRRMLLAQLLLTGAAVLAAGVVGQRVVRRTLQPLKAVATTAHEVAGMQLDTGQVGETARVPEEYVDARTEVGQVAGALNLLLGHMEGALDARHRSEQQVRQFVADASHELRTPLATIMGYAELARRNPEYDGAEALLKVEAEGVRMRGLVEDLLLLARLDSGRPLAREEVDLTLLALEGVQDAQVLAPDHEWVLDLPDEPVSTIGDGPRLHQGLTNLLTNARRHTPPGTRVTVSVSREPTGVRLRVADNGPGIPEELRSRVFERFTRADASRTRDSGGAGLGLALVQAIAAAHGGLAYVESRPGSTVFTVDLPGGAVSLGT
- a CDS encoding carboxyl transferase domain-containing protein, encoding MSQRGERLSARALVDLVMDEGSWTSWDTPPDRTGASEAYAAELAAAQDKAGTDESVVTGEATLRGRRVAVVVGEFGFLAGSIGVASARRVVQAVERATREALPLVAAPVSGGTRMQEGTPAFVWMAQISAALAVHKAAGLPYLVYLRHPTTGGVMASWGSLGHVTVAEPGALLGFLGPRVYEAIYGEPFPEGVQTAENLYAHGLVDGVVPPDEIGDLLDRTLTILQATGDPVVPLAPLPAVTDVDTWESVTRSRRPERPGVRRLLKYAATDVVPLNGTGQGEADAGLLLALVRFGDTPCVLLAQDRRGQTESHPLGPAALREARRGMRLAAELHLPLLTLIDTPGAALSPEAEEGGLAGEIARSLADLVTLRAPTLSLMLGQGTGGGALALLPADRVVAAQHAWLSPLPPEGASAIVHRDTDHAADMARAQRVRSLDLLEAGIVDVVVPELPDAADEPEEFCRRVGEVLRHELAWLRRQDVAGLVATRMERHR
- a CDS encoding aldehyde dehydrogenase family protein — translated: MTTTQDHRPTGTAGGLEGLAERMRATYRTGRTRSEEWRRDQLRALGRLLVECEDDLQAALAADLGKPPFEAWLTDLRGTGREIEYVEKHLASWMRPESHKVPLLLRPDRASVVHEPLGAVLVIAPWNYPVHLMLTPLAAALAAGNTVVCKPSEVAPATSAAMARLLPQYLDPEAVVVVEGGVPETTALLEQRWDHILYTGNGTVGRIVAQAAAKHLTPVTLELGGKSPAIVDKDANLKLAAGRIAFAKWTNAGQTCVSVDHVYVHRDVEQELVELLVEEVRNRFGKDPRESVDFGRIVNTGHALRLSQLIDAGGFEVVVGGDADEAERYVAPTVLRGVSRDAAVMQEEIFGPILPLLAVDDVDEAIAAVNAGDKPLALYVFGDENVDKVLTETSSGGACVNDAMVHIGVNALPFGGVGESGYGAYHGRWGFETFSHRKAVLRRPSWLADAPILRPPFSRWKQAVVRKLY
- a CDS encoding alpha/beta hydrolase, which codes for MIEHRIGTTRRSDAVQAISRLTIGPVMKWGPLNASTMKLFPLIDRAADLLPRSGRCSHRQIIARSWRGELVTPIDGTTSDGAILYLHGGAFLACGLGTHRRIVERLAWRTGMAVLAVDYRQLPVGVLDDSLEDAEDAFRWLTRNGHPAHQIVLAGDSAGGHLAFATAIRMRDAGLRPAGIVGLSPWLDFDHRPKVAHHNARRDAYIPVRRLRRVGRMAVGSRIEDHHSPVNADLTDLPPALILVGADEVLRVDAELMAERLLDAQVRCTLQVWEGQVHAFPVLADVNPESLAAIEEIVTFTRTSVAAAARGRRTGVTRIGVA